The following are from one region of the Penaeus vannamei isolate JL-2024 chromosome 28, ASM4276789v1, whole genome shotgun sequence genome:
- the LOC138867192 gene encoding facilitated trehalose transporter Tret1-like, which produces MSFKTWFIYRWRQILASVVLVCTTLCTGFVVGWSVEVSRIMEDPRTNFNMTQDDQQWLVSCAGIAAVFTTLGSGAVVEAIGPCRLLSFALLPAALGWVVMAATDSLPWVFVGRVITGGMGLMMTTVVQPLIAEICQADVRGLLSSLPEIMVSVGMLLIYVLARFLDWESATLVCGVLLFPVAATVLFVPESPYWLLKNGREKQALRSLMKLRAPEHDVDAELHSIRDALNSQNGSIVKQFRALKDPGNWRPVLLVTSIFILRELGGAMVIFMYAVYFFENAGVQLDPFTCSVLLGVCRVVFTFISAVTIDKLGRRPLLICSSVVCGLSMFVTGGVLYSGDTNISWIPLTAVMVYVASFGLGAGPVPWILLGELLPTPVRSLGASLCTGIFVLLLFVITEVFPDLTSTIGLEDAVLAFGSFFILMALVAFFFLPETNCRTLEELQHAFVGGTALTSFSHAGREGYTPAYGSTFPSTSQVTEKVH; this is translated from the exons ATGTCCTTCAAAACGTGGTTCATATACCGCTGGCGACAG ATCCTCGCCAGCGTGGTGCTCGTCTGCACGACCCTCTGCACTGGCTTCGTGGTGGGCTGGTCCGTTGAGGTCTCGCGGATCATGGAAGACCCTCGGACCAACTTCAACATGACCCAGGATGACCAGCAGTGGCTCG tgTCCTGCGCCGGGATAGCCGCCGTGTTCACGACGCTGGGCTCCGGTGCAGTCGTCGAAGCCATCGGTCCCTGTCGGCTGCTCAGCTTCGCCCTGCTCCCCGCCGCCCTCGGGTGGGTCGTGATGGCGGCCACGGACTCCCTGCCGTGGGTCTTCGTCGGCAGAGTCATCACGGGAGGAATGGGTCTCATGATGACCACCGTCGTGCAG CCCCTCATCGCCGAGATCTGCCAAGCCGACGTCCggggcctcctctcctccctccccgagATCATGGTCAGCGTCGGGATGCTCCTCATCTACGTCCTGGCGCGGTTCCTGGACTGGGAGAGCGCGACGCTGGTGTGCGGGGTCCTGCTCTTCCCGGTGGCGGCGACCGTGCTCTTCGTGCCCGAGTCCCCCTACTGGCTGCTCAAGAACGGGAGGGAGAAGCAGGCGCtcag GTCCCTGATGAAGCTGCGAGCCCCTGAGCACGACGTCGACGCCGAGCTCCACTCCATCCGCGACGCCCTCAACAGCCAGAACGGGTCCATCGTCAAGCAG ttcCGAGCCCTGAAGGACCCTGGCAACTGGCGCCCCGTCCTCCTCGTGACCTCCATCTTCATCCTCCGAGAGCTGGGCGGCGCCATGGTCATCTTCATGTACGCCGTGTACTTCTTCGAGAACGCGGGCGTGCAGCTGGACCCGTTCACGTGCTCCGTTCTGCTCGGCGTGTGCAGGGTGGTGTTCACCTTCATCTCAGCCGTCACGATCGACAAGCTCGGGAGGCGACCGCTGCTCATCTGCTCGTCCGTGGTCTGCGGCCTCTCCATGTTCGTCACAG GTGGAGTCCTGTACAGCGGAGACACAAACATTTCCTGGATCCCTCTGACGGCCGTGATGGTGTACGTGGCCTCCTTTGGTCTTGGCGCAGGTCCTGTCCCCTGGATCCTTCTAGGAGAACTACTCCCCACGCCAGTCCGGTCTCTTGGCGCCTCTCTTTGCACAGGcatcttcgttctccttctcttcgtcatcACTGAG gTGTTCCCCGACCTCACGTCCACCATCGGCCTCGAAGACGCCGTCCTCGCCTTTGGCTCCTTCTTTATCCTCATGGCTCTCGTCGCCTTCTTCTTCCTGCCGGAGACCAACTGCCGCACCCTCGAGGAACTCCAGCACGCGTTCGTGGGAGGCACCGCCCTCACGTCCTTCTCCCAcgcaggaagggaaggatacACCCCCGCCTACGGAAGCACCTTCCCCTCCACGTCCCAGGTCACGGAGAAGGTGCACTAG